In Candidatus Binatia bacterium, a genomic segment contains:
- a CDS encoding SLATT domain-containing protein, protein MPKRTDIQHSPLPKLEWEPSKRQNSLELLFDHLTAEAKSAIDWYLKAKRPKQQWAMRARMGAIVLTALAGIIPMVVQIFVEDGKPLIQPAWASVSLGIAAAMIVVDRFFGFSSGWMRYISAELRIRQLLREFELEWQTLKAGWKGSDPTDDQVQTMLGRAKTFINQVTTVVQEETNTWIREFQESLKQVEEAARAKAAVSELGGLNVTVTNGDQSAAVWKLSIDGGSPANYTGKSAALRELSPGVHVVKAEGIINGTPKASEISVTIPAGGIGKAELTLS, encoded by the coding sequence ATGCCTAAGCGGACGGACATTCAACATTCTCCACTTCCTAAATTAGAATGGGAGCCTAGCAAGCGCCAGAATTCTCTTGAGCTTTTATTTGATCACCTAACGGCCGAGGCTAAAAGCGCTATAGATTGGTACTTGAAAGCAAAACGACCTAAACAGCAATGGGCAATGCGGGCGCGAATGGGAGCAATCGTTCTAACAGCACTGGCCGGAATTATTCCGATGGTAGTTCAGATTTTTGTTGAGGACGGCAAGCCGTTGATACAGCCGGCATGGGCTTCCGTGTCTTTGGGTATTGCCGCCGCGATGATCGTAGTCGACCGCTTCTTTGGTTTTTCCAGCGGGTGGATGCGTTACATTTCGGCGGAGCTGCGGATTCGTCAGCTTCTACGGGAGTTCGAATTGGAATGGCAAACCTTGAAAGCGGGTTGGAAGGGATCAGACCCGACGGATGACCAGGTCCAAACGATGCTGGGCCGGGCGAAGACTTTTATTAATCAGGTCACAACGGTCGTCCAAGAGGAGACGAATACTTGGATTCGCGAATTTCAGGAAAGTTTGAAGCAAGTAGAAGAGGCCGCGAGGGCAAAGGCGGCTGTGAGCGAGTTGGGAGGTTTAAACGTAACTGTAACGAATGGCGATCAGAGCGCGGCGGTTTGGAAACTCTCGATCGACGGAGGAAGTCCGGCCAACTATACCGGTAAGAGCGCAGCTCTTCGAGAGTTGTCGCCTGGAGTGCATGTCGTAAAGGCGGAAGGAATCATTAACGGTACTCCCAAAGCATCTGAAATATCCGTCACAATTCCGGCCGGCGGAATTGGAAAGGCCGAGCTAACGTTGAGTTAG